One genomic region from Carassius auratus strain Wakin unplaced genomic scaffold, ASM336829v1 scaf_tig00045088, whole genome shotgun sequence encodes:
- the LOC113087673 gene encoding zinc finger protein basonuclin-2-like isoform X1, with translation MSEAICCTVLNCNCDSFKPGKLRRRLCEHCRHGWVAHALSKLKVHHMYQGSQVEIVHSNVVFDICSLMLYGTQAIPVRLKILLDRLFSVLKQEEVIQILNALDWTLQDYIRGYVLQDVAGKVLDRWAIMTFEEEIVTLQQFLRFGETKSIVELMALQDKEGQAVIVPTTRTNSDIRSFIESSTQRPVRLPAKAEEPGCSNGHHFETLVNSMALMLPLQMLKSVQAPLLSSSTDSSHQEAQMRHETSEVSLDGGGPFDPMRSEGLMDTESPKIESEEFNVSGNSSPSTPCTPSITSEIAHMSPENKVRCGEKSGSLKKGRVFCSACEKTFYDKGTLKIHYNAVHLKIKHKCTIEGCNMVFSSLRSRNRHSANPNPRLHMPMNRNNRDKDLQGDLSPREEDGAEGEKRDFAAIPESRTVSSFIIRNSEHKLHGSLSSMSQSGILFPNLKTVQPVLPFYRSLVTPAELAHTPGSLPSLPLLSSSVPVSTSHMQTSSDQMPKKKSRKSSMPIKIEKDELAAEGVSEEENPALSPCIDTEKCDISSMGHEPVDCGFRFGPDSQDTEWDKLTQADNHIVSLSSTSFFHTKQNDEKERESSKCEEQACSSRPDQPCGHRPAHFTHISENCADGCNDPETICPDDKDEQPHPCQICSKTFKNPYSVKMHYRNVHLKEMHMCTVDGCNAAFPSRRSRDRHSANLNLHNRLLTKDHSGAFSLCREHPDLPHKEPLSQMSVILKESHRTGLVYPMSKSLDRASEPVKGAVENEVVLDLSTRASAHSSWDSDVGSEEGLPLEDSDESCDGLSVRAAASPPCLSQQMNGSSPITCHLCQKVYSNKGTFRAHYKTVHLRLLHKCKVPGCDTTFSSVRSRNRHSQNPNLHRNFVMNTSLNQE, from the exons ATGTCTGAG GCTATTTGCTGCACGGTGTTGAACTGCAACTGTGACAGTTTCAAACCTGGTAAACTGAGGCGGCGTCTCTGTGAACACTGCAGGCACGGCTGGGTCGCCCATG CCCTGAGTAAGCTGAAGGTTCATCACATGTACCAAGGAAGCCAGGTGGAGATTGTTCACTCCAATGTGGTATTTGATATCTGTAGTCTGATGCTTTATGGGACGCAAGCAATTCCAGTGCGTCTTAAGATATTGCTGGACCGACTCTTCAGTGTTCTTAAGCAGGAGGAGGTTATTCAGATCCTAAATGCACTGGACTGGACTCTCCAGGACTACATTCGTGGTTACGTACTTCAG GATGTGGCCGGTAAGGTATTGGACCGCTGGGCCATAATGACCTTTGAAGAGGAGATCGTTACGCTGCAGCAATTCCTGCGCTTCGGAGAGACCAAGTCCATTGTGGAGCTCATGGCGCTGCAGGATAAGGAGGGACAGGCAGTCATAGTCCCAACCACAAGAACCAATTCTGACATCCGCAGCTTCATCGAAAGCAGTACGCAGAGGCCTGTGCGTCTGCCAGCTAAAGCTGAAGAACCTGGTTGCAGTAACGGACACCATTTTGAAACACTGGTGAACAGTATGGCCCTCATGCTGCCCCTGCAAATGCTGAAATCTGTTCAGGCACCATTGCTGAGCTCCAGTACTGATTCTAGCCACCAGGAGGCACAGATGAGACATGAGACATCCGAAGTGAGCCTTGATGGCGGTGGCCCGTTTGACCCAATGAGATCAGAGGGTCTGATGGACACAGAATCTCCAAAGATAGAGTCAGAAGAGTTTAACGTGAGTGGAAACTCCTCTCCCTCCACGCCTTGCACACCCTCCATCACTTCTGAAATCGCACACATGTCTCCTGAGAACAAGGTGCGGTGTGGAGAGAAGAGCGGATCCTTGAAGAAGGGCCGTGTGTTTTGCAGTGCCTGCGAGAAGACCTTTTATGATAAAGGCACGCTGAAAATACACTATAACGCTGTTCATCTGAAGATCAAACACAAGTGCACCATCGAGGGCTGCAACATGGTCTTCAGCTCCTTACGTAGTCGGAACAGGCACAGTGCTAATCCGAACCCTCGGCTGCACATGCCTATGAACCGCAATAATCGTGACAAGGACCTGCAGGGTGATCTGAGCCCGAGAGAGGAGGATGGAGCCGAGGGTGAGAAGAGAGACTTTGCTGCCATCCCAGAGAGCAGGACTGTCTCAAGTTTCATCATCCGCAACTCAGAGCACAAGCTCCATGGCTCTTTATCCAGCATGAGCCAGAGCGGCATCCTCTTTCCCAATCTAAAGACTGTGCAACCTGTGCTTCCCTTTTATCGGAGCCTGGTGACCCCAGCTGAGCTAGCTCATACGCCAGGCAGCCTGCCCTCTCTCCCACTTCTGTCTTCCTCAGTGCCCGTGAGCACCAGTCATATGCAGACCAGTTCGGATCAGATGCCTAAGAAGAAGTCTAGAAAGTCCAGCATGCCTATCAAAATTGAGAAGGATGAGCTGGCAGCTGAAGGTGTGTCTGAGGAAGAGAATCCAGCCCTCAGCCCCTGTATAGACACAGAAAAGTGTGACATTAGCAGCATGGGGCACGAACCTGTGGACTGTGGCTTTCGATTCGGGCCTGACTCACAGGACACAGAATGGGACAAACTGACTCAGGCAGACAATCATATCGTTTCACTGTCATCTACTTCTTTCTTTCACACTAAACAGAATGATGAGAAAGAAAGGGAGTCATCAAAATGTGAAGAACAAGCATGCAGTTCACGGCCAGACCAGCCCTGTGGCCACCGACCTGCCCATTTCACACACATCAGTGAAAACTGTGCAGACGGCTGCAATGACCCAGAGACAATATGTCCAGATGATAAAGACGAGCAGCCACACCCGTGCCAGATCTGcagtaagacatttaaaaaccCTTACAGTGTCAAAATGCATTATCGAAATGTGCATTTAAAGGAGATGCACATGTGCACTGTGGATGGCTGCAATGCTGCTTTTCCATCCCGTCGCAGCAGAGACAG ACACAGTGCAAACCTGAATCTGCACAACAGGCTGTTGACCAAAGATCATTCAGGGGCATTTTCTCTCTGCAGAGAGCATCCAGACCTCCCTCACAAAGAGCCGCTCAGCCAGATGTCTGTTATCCTCAAAGAGAGTCACCGTACAGGCCTCGTCTACCCCATGAGTAAATCGCTGGATAGAGCATCTGAGCCAGTAAAGGGCGCCGTGGAGAATGAAGTTGTACTGGACTTGAGCACCAGAGCGAGCGCCCATTCCTCCTGGGACTCAGACGTGGGCAGTGAGGAAGGGCTCCCCCTGGAGGACAGTGACGAGAGCTGTGACGGGCTGAGCGTCAGAGCGGCTGCGTCTCCGCCTTGCCTCAGTCAGCAGATGAACGGCTCATCACCCATCACCTGCCATCTCTGCCAGAAAGTTTACAGCAATAAAGGCACATTCAGGGCTCATTACAAAACGGTGCACCTTCGCCTTCTTCACAAGTGCAAAGTTCCAGGGTGTGACACTACATTTTCCTCGGTTCGGAGTCGCAACAGACACAGTCAGAATCCAAATCTACACCGTAACTTTGTAATGAATACCTCCCTGAATCAAGAGTAG
- the LOC113087673 gene encoding zinc finger protein basonuclin-2-like isoform X2 yields the protein MSEAICCTVLNCNCDSFKPGKLRRRLCEHCRHGWVAHALSKLKVHHMYQGSQVEIVHSNVVFDICSLMLYGTQAIPVRLKILLDRLFSVLKQEEVIQILNALDWTLQDYIRGYVLQDVAGKVLDRWAIMTFEEEIVTLQQFLRFGETKSIVELMALQDKEGQAVIVPTTRTNSDIRSFIESSTQRPVRLPAKAEEPGCSNGHHFETLVNSMALMLPLQMLKSVQAPLLSSSTDSSHQEAQMRHETSEVSLDGGGPFDPMRSEGLMDTESPKIESEEFNVSGNSSPSTPCTPSITSEIAHMSPENKVRCGEKSGSLKKGRVFCSACEKTFYDKGTLKIHYNAVHLKIKHKCTIEGCNMVFSSLRSRNRHSANPNPRLHMPMNRNNRDKDLQGDLSPREEDGAEGEKRDFAAIPESRTVSSFIIRNSEHKLHGSLSSMSQSGILFPNLKTVQPVLPFYRSLVTPAELAHTPGSLPSLPLLSSSVPVSTSHMQTSSDQMPKKKSRKSSMPIKIEKDELAAEGVSEEENPALSPCIDTEKCDISSMGHEPVDCGFRFGPDSQDTEWDKLTQADNHIVSLSSTSFFHTKQNDEKERESSKCEEQACSSRPDQPCGHRPAHFTHISENCADGCNDPETICPDDKDEQPHPCQICSKTFKNPYSVKMHYRNVHLKEMHMCTVDGCNAAFPSRRSRDREHPDLPHKEPLSQMSVILKESHRTGLVYPMSKSLDRASEPVKGAVENEVVLDLSTRASAHSSWDSDVGSEEGLPLEDSDESCDGLSVRAAASPPCLSQQMNGSSPITCHLCQKVYSNKGTFRAHYKTVHLRLLHKCKVPGCDTTFSSVRSRNRHSQNPNLHRNFVMNTSLNQE from the exons ATGTCTGAG GCTATTTGCTGCACGGTGTTGAACTGCAACTGTGACAGTTTCAAACCTGGTAAACTGAGGCGGCGTCTCTGTGAACACTGCAGGCACGGCTGGGTCGCCCATG CCCTGAGTAAGCTGAAGGTTCATCACATGTACCAAGGAAGCCAGGTGGAGATTGTTCACTCCAATGTGGTATTTGATATCTGTAGTCTGATGCTTTATGGGACGCAAGCAATTCCAGTGCGTCTTAAGATATTGCTGGACCGACTCTTCAGTGTTCTTAAGCAGGAGGAGGTTATTCAGATCCTAAATGCACTGGACTGGACTCTCCAGGACTACATTCGTGGTTACGTACTTCAG GATGTGGCCGGTAAGGTATTGGACCGCTGGGCCATAATGACCTTTGAAGAGGAGATCGTTACGCTGCAGCAATTCCTGCGCTTCGGAGAGACCAAGTCCATTGTGGAGCTCATGGCGCTGCAGGATAAGGAGGGACAGGCAGTCATAGTCCCAACCACAAGAACCAATTCTGACATCCGCAGCTTCATCGAAAGCAGTACGCAGAGGCCTGTGCGTCTGCCAGCTAAAGCTGAAGAACCTGGTTGCAGTAACGGACACCATTTTGAAACACTGGTGAACAGTATGGCCCTCATGCTGCCCCTGCAAATGCTGAAATCTGTTCAGGCACCATTGCTGAGCTCCAGTACTGATTCTAGCCACCAGGAGGCACAGATGAGACATGAGACATCCGAAGTGAGCCTTGATGGCGGTGGCCCGTTTGACCCAATGAGATCAGAGGGTCTGATGGACACAGAATCTCCAAAGATAGAGTCAGAAGAGTTTAACGTGAGTGGAAACTCCTCTCCCTCCACGCCTTGCACACCCTCCATCACTTCTGAAATCGCACACATGTCTCCTGAGAACAAGGTGCGGTGTGGAGAGAAGAGCGGATCCTTGAAGAAGGGCCGTGTGTTTTGCAGTGCCTGCGAGAAGACCTTTTATGATAAAGGCACGCTGAAAATACACTATAACGCTGTTCATCTGAAGATCAAACACAAGTGCACCATCGAGGGCTGCAACATGGTCTTCAGCTCCTTACGTAGTCGGAACAGGCACAGTGCTAATCCGAACCCTCGGCTGCACATGCCTATGAACCGCAATAATCGTGACAAGGACCTGCAGGGTGATCTGAGCCCGAGAGAGGAGGATGGAGCCGAGGGTGAGAAGAGAGACTTTGCTGCCATCCCAGAGAGCAGGACTGTCTCAAGTTTCATCATCCGCAACTCAGAGCACAAGCTCCATGGCTCTTTATCCAGCATGAGCCAGAGCGGCATCCTCTTTCCCAATCTAAAGACTGTGCAACCTGTGCTTCCCTTTTATCGGAGCCTGGTGACCCCAGCTGAGCTAGCTCATACGCCAGGCAGCCTGCCCTCTCTCCCACTTCTGTCTTCCTCAGTGCCCGTGAGCACCAGTCATATGCAGACCAGTTCGGATCAGATGCCTAAGAAGAAGTCTAGAAAGTCCAGCATGCCTATCAAAATTGAGAAGGATGAGCTGGCAGCTGAAGGTGTGTCTGAGGAAGAGAATCCAGCCCTCAGCCCCTGTATAGACACAGAAAAGTGTGACATTAGCAGCATGGGGCACGAACCTGTGGACTGTGGCTTTCGATTCGGGCCTGACTCACAGGACACAGAATGGGACAAACTGACTCAGGCAGACAATCATATCGTTTCACTGTCATCTACTTCTTTCTTTCACACTAAACAGAATGATGAGAAAGAAAGGGAGTCATCAAAATGTGAAGAACAAGCATGCAGTTCACGGCCAGACCAGCCCTGTGGCCACCGACCTGCCCATTTCACACACATCAGTGAAAACTGTGCAGACGGCTGCAATGACCCAGAGACAATATGTCCAGATGATAAAGACGAGCAGCCACACCCGTGCCAGATCTGcagtaagacatttaaaaaccCTTACAGTGTCAAAATGCATTATCGAAATGTGCATTTAAAGGAGATGCACATGTGCACTGTGGATGGCTGCAATGCTGCTTTTCCATCCCGTCGCAGCAGAGACAG AGAGCATCCAGACCTCCCTCACAAAGAGCCGCTCAGCCAGATGTCTGTTATCCTCAAAGAGAGTCACCGTACAGGCCTCGTCTACCCCATGAGTAAATCGCTGGATAGAGCATCTGAGCCAGTAAAGGGCGCCGTGGAGAATGAAGTTGTACTGGACTTGAGCACCAGAGCGAGCGCCCATTCCTCCTGGGACTCAGACGTGGGCAGTGAGGAAGGGCTCCCCCTGGAGGACAGTGACGAGAGCTGTGACGGGCTGAGCGTCAGAGCGGCTGCGTCTCCGCCTTGCCTCAGTCAGCAGATGAACGGCTCATCACCCATCACCTGCCATCTCTGCCAGAAAGTTTACAGCAATAAAGGCACATTCAGGGCTCATTACAAAACGGTGCACCTTCGCCTTCTTCACAAGTGCAAAGTTCCAGGGTGTGACACTACATTTTCCTCGGTTCGGAGTCGCAACAGACACAGTCAGAATCCAAATCTACACCGTAACTTTGTAATGAATACCTCCCTGAATCAAGAGTAG